The following are from one region of the Sphingomonas sp. J315 genome:
- a CDS encoding sulfatase-like hydrolase/transferase, whose protein sequence is MHPLRRFPIKEALILLYLVADWGALVERVESLGLSLSLISYVALYAMVAAALWVASRLDANWLRWLVALALFAGAAFIGASERALGDHLTYDAFLNLAGSTGFAGDALGEHGTRILVGALVALPLLPGIGLRPRSPGALRLRWAGVPAGAFAILVAILFVRGGDGARGLPGAFTPIAYFALATGEGLVSGGPRRAVTMAHRPVPARGDVVLIVDESVAARYLDFVDPAGVRSGLLTPPSGIAVHNFGVAASVTNCSLGTNLTLRHGGTRAAYMKLNATGPAIWDYARKAGFAPVYIDAQRTGGGLQNGMDAAEQARIATFIQFDDVPVEQRDIAAADRIAALLANGRREFILVNKVGAHFPVHDRYPDSHAVHRPALPRGGFLGIADTGKRDGFDGSDDQWQLYRNAYRNALLWKVGGFFDRLLAPGSLQGATVIYTADHGQDLNERGGSGVHTHCSTDPVPEEGAVPLAVLTDADATGMWPAAAALNRNRASHYQLFPTLLRLMGYAPDAVRAAYGESLDAKLIDEMRFNSRFHARLGRKPEWRRIDVAALARPPKSDGAQRVASR, encoded by the coding sequence ATGCACCCGCTCCGCCGCTTCCCGATCAAGGAGGCGCTGATTCTCCTGTATCTGGTCGCGGACTGGGGTGCCCTGGTCGAGCGGGTAGAGTCGCTCGGCCTGTCACTGTCCCTCATCAGCTATGTGGCGCTCTATGCGATGGTCGCTGCTGCGTTGTGGGTTGCGTCGCGGCTCGATGCGAACTGGTTGCGCTGGCTGGTCGCCCTTGCACTGTTCGCGGGCGCGGCGTTCATCGGCGCGAGCGAGCGCGCACTGGGCGACCATTTGACCTATGACGCATTCCTCAACCTGGCCGGATCGACCGGGTTTGCGGGCGATGCATTGGGCGAACATGGTACGCGGATTTTGGTCGGTGCACTCGTGGCGCTGCCGTTGTTGCCGGGGATCGGGTTGAGGCCGCGCTCTCCCGGCGCGCTTCGGCTGCGCTGGGCAGGCGTTCCGGCTGGTGCCTTCGCGATCCTGGTCGCGATCCTGTTCGTGCGCGGCGGAGACGGAGCGCGGGGTCTGCCCGGGGCGTTCACGCCGATCGCCTATTTCGCGCTTGCGACCGGTGAGGGGCTTGTGAGCGGCGGCCCCCGCCGCGCAGTGACGATGGCGCATCGACCGGTGCCGGCACGCGGCGACGTGGTGCTGATCGTGGATGAGAGCGTTGCCGCGCGCTATCTCGATTTCGTCGACCCCGCCGGGGTGCGCTCCGGCCTGCTGACTCCGCCATCCGGGATCGCGGTACACAATTTCGGCGTCGCGGCATCGGTGACCAACTGCTCGCTCGGCACCAACCTCACCCTGCGTCACGGCGGCACGCGCGCGGCCTATATGAAGCTCAATGCAACCGGCCCGGCGATCTGGGACTATGCGCGCAAGGCCGGCTTCGCGCCGGTCTATATCGATGCGCAGCGCACCGGCGGGGGGCTGCAGAACGGAATGGACGCGGCCGAACAGGCGCGCATCGCGACCTTCATCCAGTTCGACGATGTGCCCGTCGAGCAGCGCGACATCGCCGCGGCCGATCGCATTGCCGCGTTGCTGGCCAACGGTCGGCGCGAGTTCATCCTGGTCAACAAGGTCGGCGCGCATTTCCCCGTGCACGACCGATATCCCGACAGTCACGCGGTGCATCGCCCCGCGCTGCCACGCGGCGGGTTCCTGGGCATTGCCGATACCGGCAAGCGCGACGGGTTCGACGGTAGCGACGACCAGTGGCAGCTCTATCGCAACGCCTATCGCAATGCGCTGTTGTGGAAGGTCGGCGGCTTCTTTGACCGGCTGCTGGCACCCGGCTCGCTGCAGGGCGCGACGGTGATCTATACCGCCGATCACGGCCAGGATTTGAACGAGCGTGGTGGATCGGGCGTGCACACCCATTGCAGCACCGACCCCGTGCCCGAAGAGGGCGCGGTGCCGCTGGCGGTGCTGACCGATGCGGACGCAACAGGCATGTGGCCCGCCGCTGCTGCGCTGAACCGCAATCGGGCGAGCCATTACCAGTTGTTTCCGACGCTGCTGCGCCTGATGGGCTATGCTCCCGATGCGGTGCGCGCGGCCTATGGCGAATCGCTCGATGCGAAGCTGATCGACGAGATGCGCTTCAACAGTCGCTTTCACGCCCGCCTCGGCCGCAAGCCCGAAT
- a CDS encoding PQQ-dependent sugar dehydrogenase, translating into MRLLPIAAISLTLIACTSAQPGNSQEAAAATDGLPFTVTPVADFDAPWAMTFLPDGRMLVTEKVGKLILLSADGQTKTEVSGVPTVDSVGQGAFKDIVLAPDFTTSKRVYFSFSEAGQGGKGVVLARAILADGASPALTNVERLFQATPYVEGNGHYSGRIAFAPDGKHLFFANGERQKFEPSQDPKSTLGKMLRLTLDGKPAGDAGLAARGFHPAVWSYGHRNLLGIAFDAEGNLWEQEMGPKGGDEVNLILPGRNYGYPIVSDGDHYDGRDIPDHKTRPEFEAPKVSWNPAISPGGLIVYSGKMFPQWKGDLFIGGLSSQALVRVDVRGTNAVKGDQWPMGARIREVEEGPDGAIWLLEDGGRGSEGRLLKLTPAKVSGAK; encoded by the coding sequence ATGCGCCTGTTACCGATCGCTGCCATCTCGCTGACCCTGATCGCCTGCACAAGCGCCCAGCCGGGGAACAGCCAGGAAGCGGCAGCCGCGACCGACGGCCTTCCCTTCACCGTGACCCCGGTCGCCGACTTCGACGCGCCTTGGGCGATGACCTTCCTGCCCGATGGCCGGATGCTGGTGACCGAGAAGGTCGGCAAGCTGATCCTGCTGAGCGCCGACGGGCAGACAAAGACCGAAGTCAGCGGCGTTCCGACGGTGGACAGCGTCGGCCAGGGCGCATTCAAGGACATCGTCCTCGCCCCCGATTTCACCACCAGCAAGCGCGTCTATTTCAGCTTCTCCGAGGCCGGGCAGGGTGGCAAGGGCGTGGTGCTCGCCCGCGCGATTCTGGCCGATGGTGCCAGTCCTGCGCTGACCAATGTCGAGCGGCTGTTTCAGGCGACCCCCTATGTCGAGGGCAATGGCCATTATTCGGGCCGCATCGCCTTCGCTCCGGACGGCAAGCATCTGTTCTTCGCCAATGGCGAACGTCAGAAGTTCGAGCCGTCGCAGGATCCGAAGTCCACGCTCGGCAAAATGCTGCGGCTGACCCTCGACGGAAAGCCGGCGGGCGACGCGGGGCTTGCCGCGCGCGGGTTTCACCCGGCGGTCTGGTCCTATGGCCATCGCAACCTGCTCGGCATCGCCTTCGACGCGGAGGGCAATTTGTGGGAGCAGGAAATGGGGCCGAAGGGCGGGGATGAGGTCAATCTGATCCTGCCCGGCCGCAACTACGGCTATCCGATCGTGTCCGACGGCGATCATTATGACGGGCGCGACATTCCCGACCACAAGACCCGGCCGGAGTTCGAGGCACCCAAGGTTTCATGGAACCCGGCAATCTCCCCCGGCGGCCTGATCGTCTATTCGGGCAAGATGTTCCCCCAATGGAAGGGCGATCTGTTCATCGGCGGCCTGTCGAGCCAGGCGCTGGTCCGCGTCGATGTCCGCGGCACCAACGCGGTCAAGGGCGACCAATGGCCGATGGGCGCGCGCATCCGCGAGGTTGAGGAAGGCCCGGATGGCGCGATCTGGCTGCTTGAGGATGGTGGGCGCGGCTCGGAAGGGCGGCTGCTCAAGCTGACGCCCGCGAAAGTGAGCGGGGCAAAATGA